In the Candidatus Leptovillus gracilis genome, one interval contains:
- a CDS encoding DUF1349 domain-containing protein produces MERLEKFDSPTIPNGFYWFNPPDTYRFGDGLEIVTKPQTDFWQTTHYGSRRDDGHCLLTRISGDFTIQTHVTFAPRNRYDQCGLMVRLNAENWIKMGIEYEDTAVSRLGSVVTNLGYSDWATQDIGSDLTERWYRLSRNGNDFLLEQSVDGLTWAQMRITHLHLGPPQLEVGPYACSPTGQDFRCQFSWVEISPNVWRV; encoded by the coding sequence ATGGAACGATTGGAAAAGTTTGACAGCCCGACCATACCAAACGGATTTTACTGGTTCAATCCCCCGGATACGTATCGTTTTGGCGATGGCCTGGAGATTGTGACCAAGCCGCAGACGGATTTCTGGCAGACGACGCATTATGGGTCTCGGCGTGATGATGGGCATTGTCTATTGACGCGCATCAGCGGCGATTTTACCATACAGACGCATGTTACTTTTGCGCCGCGCAATCGGTATGACCAATGTGGTTTAATGGTGCGCCTGAACGCGGAGAACTGGATTAAGATGGGGATTGAGTATGAAGACACGGCCGTTAGCCGTCTTGGCTCGGTGGTAACAAACCTGGGGTACTCTGATTGGGCCACGCAGGACATTGGCTCTGATCTGACCGAAAGGTGGTATCGGCTCAGCCGCAATGGCAACGACTTTTTGCTGGAACAGTCGGTGGACGGCCTGACTTGGGCGCAAATGCGCATCACCCATTTACACCTGGGGCCGCCGCAGTTAGAAGTAGGCCCCTACGCTTGCAGCCCCACCGGCCAGGATTTTCGCTGCCAGT